A part of Aspergillus flavus chromosome 1, complete sequence genomic DNA contains:
- a CDS encoding Sec23/Sec24 family protein, with the protein MADQSMYNTLGQGTSPAEDPSNPNRMAHQVPPQSQPAAGFPPGPYPPQPGAYYGNPPPNQYGAPAAAPPTQQLQSPPPRGLAPSPQLAYGTETQTHMGAPADPMAGLASQMSGLGIMGDSGARPGKKKHRHAHHEIGGATASAPQQFAGMPQAGMQPSSQFLNTGLNQAPRPISPAAGVPPAGIVPQPGVPAPGSGSVPTQGKIDPEQIPSIPQSRDIPTMYYFDHIYPTMERHLPPPAAVPFVAHDQGNSSPKHARLTLNNIPTTSDFLSSTALPLGMVLQPLARLDPGEPEVPVLDFGEMGPPRCRRCRAYINPFMTFRSGGNKFVCNMCTFPNDVAPEYFAPLDMSGARVDRLQRPELMIGTVEFMVPKEYWNKEPVGLQRLFLIDVSQESVNRGFLKGVCKGITEALYGAPDASEEDAAARRVPEGSKIGIVTYDREVHFYNLSAQLDQAQMMVMTDLEEPFVPLSEGLFVDPYESKDIITSLLHRIPKIFSHIKKPEPALLPALNAAMSALQATGGKIFASICSLPTWGPGALHMRDDPKVHGTDAERKLFTTDNQAWRTTAGKMAEHGIGVDMFVAAPGGTYVDVATIGHVAEVSGGETFFYPNFHAPRDILKLSQEFAHAVTRETGYQAMMKVRCSNGLQVSAYHGNFIQHALGADLEIGSIDADKAIGVMFSYDGKLDPKLDAHFQAALLYTTAEGQRRVRCINVVAAVNEGGLETMKFIDQDCVVSIMAKEAAAKTVDKSLKDIRASITEKTVDIFSGYRKVFSGSHPPGQLVLPENLKEFSMYMLALIKSRAFKGREGGQEASDRRIHDMRMLRSIGATELALYLYPRVIPIHNMQPEDGFPNEQGQLQVPPSLRASFSKIEEGGAYLVDNGQICLLWLHSRVSPNLLEDLFGPGQSSLQGLNPQTSSLPVLETHLNAQVRNLLQYFSTMRGSKSVAIQLARQGLDGAEYEFARLLVEDRNNEAQSYVDWLVHIHRQINLELAGHRKREDTSAEGSLTSLAGLRAPYW; encoded by the exons ATGGCAGACCAATCAATGTATAACACTCTCGGTCAGGGAACCTCTCCCGCTGAAGACCCCTCGAATCCGAATCGAATGGCTCACCAAGTTCCTCCACAATCACAACCTGCTGCCGGATTTCCTCCCGGTCCTTACCCTCCTCAGCCTGGAGCTTACTACGGGAACCCTCCCCCAAACCAATATGGGGCACCTGCTGCAGCACCACCAACACAGCAGCTGCAATCTCCACCTCCGCGGGGCCTGGCACCTAGTCCTCAACTTGCCTACGGTACCGAGACACAGACACATATGGGAGCACCCGCAGACCCAATGGCAGGATTAGCTTCGCAAATGAGCGGCTTGGGAATAATGGGGGATAGCGGCGCCCGtccaggaaagaagaagcacCGACATGCGCACCATGAAATTGGGGGAGCTACTGCTTCGGCGCCTCAGCAGTTTGCCGGAATGCCACAGGCAGGCATGCAGCCTTCATCCCAGTTCCTGAATACTGGGTTGAATCAGGCACCACGTCCGATTTCACCCGCCGCTGGTGTTCCGCCAGCGGGGATTGTCCCTCAGCCAGGTGTTCCAGCCccaggctcaggctcagTCCCTACCCAGGGCAAGATAGATCCGGAGCAGATTCCAAGCATCCCCCAGTCTCGCGACATACCGACAATGTACTACTTCGACCATATTTATCCGACGATGGAACGACACCTGCCCCCTCCGGCAGCTGTGCCCTTCGTGGCCCACGACCAAGGAAACTCATCCCCTAAGCATGCCCGCCTGACATtgaacaacatccccaccacctccgactttctctcttccaccGCTCTGCCCCTAGGAATGGTTCTACAACCCCTGGCTCGCCTCGACCCAGGCGAGCCCGAGGTACCAGTGCTCGATTTTGGCGAAATGGGTCCTCCGCGATGCCGCAGGTGCAGGGCGTACATCAATCCCTTTATGACGTTTAGGTCCGGAGGAAATAAGTTTGTCTGTAACATGTGCACCTTCCCCAATGATGTAGCACCAGAATACTTTGCCCCACTTGATATGTCCGGGGCGCGTGTCGACCGTCTGCAACGCCCGGAGTTGATGATTGGTACAGTCGAGTTCATGGTCCCGAAGGAGTACTGGAACAAGGAGCCTGTCGGTCTCCAGCGGCTCTTCTTGATTGACGTCAGTCAAGAATCGGTGAACCGAGGTTTCCTAAAGGGGGTGTGCAAAGGAATCACAGAAGCTTTATACGGCGCTCCAGATGCTTCCGAAGAGGATGCAGCAGCGCGACGAGTGCCTGAGGGCTCGAAGATTGGTATTGTCACCTACGATAGAGAAGTGCACTTCTACAATCTCAGC GCCCAACTTGATCAAGCacagatgatggtgatgacggATTTGGAGGAACCATTCGTTCCTTTAAGCGAGGGGCTGTTTGTAGATCCCTACGAATCAAA GGATATCATTACTTCTCTGCTACATCGAATCCCCAAGATATTCTCACACATAAAGAAACCTGAGCCAGCTCTACTCCCAGCTCTCAATGCAGCAATGTCTGCTCTGCAAGCTACCGGTGGAAAGATTTTCGCGTCTATATGCAGCTTACCTACTTGGGGCCCCGGCGCCTTGCATATGAGGGACGACCCTAAAGTGCATGGCACGGATGCGGAACGGAAACTATTCACCACAGACAACCAGGCATGGAGAACAACCGCTGGAAAGATGGCCGAACATGGCATCGGTGTTGACATGTTCGTGGCGGCACCTGGCGGGACGTATGTTGATGTAGCTACGATAG GCCATGTTGCCGAAGTATCGGGCGGGGAGACATTCTTCTACCCCAATTTCCACGCTCCGCGAGACATACTGAAGCTTTCGCAGGAGTTCGCACATGCAGTTACTCGCGAGACAGGCTATCAGGCAATGATGAAGGTCCGTTGTTCCAACGGTCTCCAGGTATCGGCATATCATGGCAACTTTATACAACATGCGCTCGGGGCCGACCTGGAGATCGGATCAATTGATGCCGACAAGGCGATTGGTGTCATGTTCAGTTATGATGGCAAGCTTGACCCCAAACTGGATGCACACTTTCAAGCCGCCTTGCTGTATACTACGGCCGAAGGGCAGCGACGGGTGCGCTGTATCAACGTGGTGGCAGCAGTCAATGAAGGAGGCTTGGAAACGATGAAATTCATAGACCAGGATTGTGTTGTGAGCATTATGGCTAAAGAGG CGGCTGCCAAAACCGTGGACAAATCGCTCAAGGACATTCGGGCCAGCATTACAGAGAAGACCGTGGACATCTTCAGCGGCTACCGCAAGGTCTTCTCTGGGTCACACCCACCGGGGCAACTTGTACTCCCGGAGAACCTCAAAGAGTTTTCCATGTATATGCTGGCCTTGATCAAATCACGAGCATTCAAGGGTAGGGAGG GCGGCCAAGAAGCATCGGACCGACGGATTCACGACATGCGGATGCTACGCTCGATTGGGGCCACCGAACTAGCCCTGTACCTGTATCCCCGGGTCATTCCGATCCACAACATGCAACCCGAAGATGGCTTCCCCAATGAGCAAGGCCAACTGCAGGTCCCACCGTCCCTTCGAGCCAGCTTCTCGAAGATTGAGGAGGGTGGGGCGTATCTCGTGGACAATGGCCAGATCTGTCTGTTGTGGCTCCATTCTCGGGTATCACCCAACCTGCTGGAGGATCTCTTTGGACCCGGGCAGTCGTCGCTTCAGGGACTCAACCCCCAGACGTCGTCGCTCCCAGTGTTGGAGACCCATTTGAATGCGCAGGTGCGCAATCTACTGCAGTACTTCTCGACCATGCGAGGGTCCAAGTCGGTTGCGATCCAGTTAGCTCGGCAAGGATTGGATGGGGCAGAGTATGAGTTCGCACGGTTACTGGTGGAGGACCGCAACAATGAAGCGCAGAGCTACGTGGATTGGCTGGTACACATTCATCGGCAAATCAACTTGGAGCTGGCGGGTCATCGCAAGCGCGAGGATACATCTGCCGAGGGTTCGTTGACCAGTCTCGCCGGTCTCCGCGCTCCGTACTGGTGA
- a CDS encoding putative extracellular thaumatin domain protein (GPI anchored cell wall protein), with protein MMFTKTITLAALASLAAALPTANPVKRSGGVNIVNNLGETVYAWSVSDRVSNMHTLSANGGNYQESWQTNDNGGGISIKLSNTQEQSNVLQFEYTQSGDTIYWDMSCIDLSGDNVFTKYGFSVTPSSTSDNCPSVNCAAGDTACAEAYLKPNDDHATHGCPIDTSFSVSIGV; from the coding sequence ATGATGTTCACCAAGACTATCACTTTGGCCGCTCTTGCCAGCCTCGCTGCTGCTCTCCCCACTGCCAACCCTGTCAAGCGCAGCGGCGGTGTCAACATTGTCAACAACCTGGGTGAAACCGTTTACGCGTGGTCTGTTTCTGATAGAGTCAGTAACATGCATACCCTTTCTGCGAATGGTGGCAACTACCAGGAATCCTGGCAAACCAACGACAACGGTGGTGGCATCTCCATCAAGTTGTCCAACACCCAGGAGCAGTCCAACGTGCTCCAGTTCGAGTACACTCAGTCCGGTGACACCATCTACTGGGACATGAGCTGCATCGACCTCAGCGGGGACAACGTCTTCACCAAGTACGGTTTCTCCGTGACTCCCTCCAGCACCTCCGACAACTGTCCCTCTGTCAACTGTGCTGCCGGCGACACTGCCTGCGCCGAGGCTTACCTCAAGCCCAACGATGACCACGCTACTCACGGCTGCCCCATTGACACCTCCTTCAGTGTCAGCATTGGCGTCTAA